In the genome of Triticum urartu cultivar G1812 chromosome 5, Tu2.1, whole genome shotgun sequence, one region contains:
- the LOC125508435 gene encoding uncharacterized protein LOC125508435 yields the protein MGNCLVIQDRKEIKVMSVVDGEILKALPPPLSKGAVARVSGSDTDGALRAQKQHLDVRVGDLGQLHRLFPSDVKAPSAVADPGAVMRVKLVISKQELRRMLGKDDQAVSLDDMVALMRRGSEDQHQEEIGCCRGWRPALHSIPEGSGDLFY from the coding sequence ATGGGGAACTGCCTGGTGATCCAAGACAGAAAGGAGATCAAGGTGATGAGCGTCGTCGATGGCGAGATCCTCAAGGCGCTCCCGCCACCCCTCTCTAAGGGCGCCGTCGCACGGGTCTCTGGCTCCGACACCGATGGCGCGCTCCGGGCGCAgaagcaacacctcgacgtccggGTGGGCGACTTGGGGCAGCTGCATCGTTTGTTCCCTTCCGACGTGAAGGCACCTTCCGCTGTCGCTGACCCTGGAGCCGTCATGAGGGTGAAGCTGGTCATCAGCAAGCAGGAGCTCAGGCGGATGCTGGGCAAGGACGACCAGGCCGTCTCCCTGGACGACATGGTGGCTCTCATGCGAAGAGGATCGGAAGATCAGCACCAGGAGGAGATCGGTTGCTGCAGAGGGTGGCGGCCTGCCTTGCACAGCATACCTGAAGGAAGCGGTGATTTATTCTATTAG
- the LOC125508434 gene encoding pentatricopeptide repeat-containing protein At2g13600-like yields the protein MGRRPDSCRYSASGMRRLPPTLAVHLPPCPTRTATPLATAAGFNVATVLDLIERAISVGDVRRLGRAAHALLVKTALNHHTLLSNRLIELYATLNSPAASRAAFEELPYRNAHSYNNLLAALSRGPATLPDALHLLDAMPAPSRNVVSYNTVISALARHGRQGEALRVFARLARDRCLGPEVAVDRFAVVSVASACAGMGAVRPLREMHGAVVVSGVEVTVIMANAMVDAYSKAGRMEDARTLFNQMSIRDTVSWTSMIAGYCRAKRLDEAVRVFHMMPEQDTIAWTALISGHEQNDEEDAALELFRQMLVQGMAPTPFALVSSLGACAKLGLVIRGKEVHGFILRRCIGSDPFNIFIHNALIDMYSKCGDMATAMLVFAGMPERDFISWNSMVTGFSHNGQGKQSLAVFKRMLEAEVQPTYVTFLAVLTACSHAGLVSDGRQILESMKYHGVEPRAEHYASFIDALGRNHQLEEASEFIKDLSSRIGPGTTGSWGALLGACRVHGNIEIAEKVAESLFQLEPGNSGRYVMLSNIYAAAGQWDDARRIRGIMKEKGLRKDQACSWIEVRNAKHMFVADDTSHCEANEIYGTLDKLFDHMRVVVDPVEDQLALC from the coding sequence ATGGGCCGCCGGCCCGATAGTTGCCGCTACTCTGCTTCTGGCATGCGCCGTCTCCCGCCGACGCTCGCCGTCCACCTGCCGCCATGCCCCACGCGCACGGCTACTccactcgccaccgccgccggctTCAACGTCGCGACGGTGCTCGACCTCATCGAGCGCGCCATCTCCGTGGGCGACGTCCGCCGCCTAGGCCGTGCCGCGCACGCGCTCCTCGTAAAGACGGCGCTCAACCATCACACCCTCCTCTCCAACCGCCTCATCGAGCTCTACGCCACGCTAAACTCCCCGGCGGCCTCCCGCGCAGCCTTCGAAGAACTCCCGTACAGGAATGCCCATTCCTACAACAACCTCCTGGCCGCGCTTTCACGCGGCCCCGCCACCCTCCCCGACGCCCTCCACCTGCTCGACGCGATGCCTGCCCCCTCTCGCAACGTAGTATCCTACAACACCGTCATCTCGGCCCTCGCGCGGCACGGCCGGCAGGGGGAAGCGCTCCGCGTGTTTGCCCGGTTGGCCAGGGACAGGTGCCTGGGGCCGGAGGTGGCCGTCGACCGTTTTGCAGTGGTCAGCGTGGCGAGCGCGTGCGCTGGGATGGGAGCCGTGAGGCCACTCCGAGAGATGCACGGCGCCGTAGTGGTGTCGGGGGTGGAGGTGACGGTCATTATGGCCAATGCAATGGTGGATGCGTACAGCAAGGCCGGGAGGATGGAGGACGCCAGGACGTTGTTCAACCAGATGAGCATCCGGGACACGGTCTCTTGGACATCGATGATTGCAGGGTACTGCCGTGCGAAGAGGCTCGATGAGGCAGTCCGGGTATTTCACATGATGCCGGAGCAGGACACAATTGCATGGACGGCACTCATCTCTGGGCACGAGCAGAATGATGAGGAGGATGCTGCTCTGGAACTTTTTCGACAGATGCTGGTTCAGGGGATGGCACCAACACCGTTTGCTTTGGTGTCGTCTCTTGGTGCATGCGCCAAGCTCGGGCTTGTTATTCGAGGGAAGGAAGTGCATGGTTTCATCTTGCGCCGCTGCATCGGTTCAGACCCTTTCAACATTTTCATCCACAATGCCCTCATTGACATGTACTCCAAGTGCGGTGACATGGCGACTGCCATGTTAGTGTTTGCAGGGATGCCTGAAAGGGACTTCATCTCCTGGAACTCCATGGTGACAGGGTTCTCGCACAATGGCCAGGGGAAGCAGTCGCTTGCCGTGTTCAAAAGGATGCTTGAAGCTGAAGTGCAGCCAACCTATGTTACTTTTCTTGCTGTCCTAACGGCTTGCAGTCATGCCGGTCTAGTCTCTGATGGCCGTCAGATTCTTGAATCAATGAAGTACCATGGTGTTGAACCAAGGGCTGAACACTATGCCTCCTTCATAGATGCTCTTGGTCGGAACCATCAACTGGAAGAAGCAAGCGAGTTCATCAAAGATTTGTCATCCAGGATTGGTCCAGGTACAACTGGGTCGTGGGGAGCGCTTCTTGGCGCATGCCGTGTTCACGGCAATATTGAGATTGCAGAGAAAGTGGCGGAGTCCCTTTTCCAGTTGGAGCCTGGAAACAGCGGTCGGTATGTCATGTTGTCAAACATTTATGCAGCGGCAGGTCAGTGGGATGATGCCCGCCGTATCAGGGGGATTATGAAGGAGAAGGGTCTGAGGAAGGACCAAGCTTGCAGTTGGATCGAGGTGCGGAATGCGAAGCACATGTTTGTTGCTGATGACACGTCTCACTGTGAGGCAAATGAGATATATGGGACGCTGGACAAACTTTTTGATCATATGCGTGTTGTAGTGGATCCTGTTGAAGACCAGCTTGCGCTGTGCTGA